The Chitinophagales bacterium genome window below encodes:
- a CDS encoding thioredoxin family protein: protein MKNFSTLLLVVACLFLAGNLKAGNNTKHAEKKEKAIMPSDNDRMNGDWYKYVEDAQKESKKTGKPILANFTGSDWCGWCIRLKKEVFNTDEFKKWAKENVILLELDFPRRTPLPEDLKAQNSSLQQAFRVSGYPTIWIFDLNFNKDTKQYNIEAIGKTGYVAGGPEKWIQGAEQILSQRKSK, encoded by the coding sequence ATGAAGAATTTTAGCACCCTATTGTTAGTTGTAGCTTGTTTGTTTTTAGCAGGAAATTTAAAAGCAGGAAACAATACTAAACATGCAGAGAAGAAAGAAAAAGCAATAATGCCTTCTGATAATGACAGAATGAATGGCGATTGGTATAAATATGTAGAAGATGCACAAAAAGAATCTAAAAAAACAGGCAAACCTATATTGGCTAATTTTACAGGAAGCGATTGGTGTGGCTGGTGTATAAGACTAAAAAAGGAAGTATTTAATACAGATGAATTTAAAAAATGGGCTAAAGAAAATGTAATATTATTAGAGTTAGATTTTCCAAGAAGAACGCCATTGCCGGAAGATTTAAAGGCTCAAAATTCATCATTGCAGCAAGCATTTAGAGTATCCGGGTATCCTACTATTTGGATATTTGATTTAAACTTTAACAAAGATACTAAGCAATACAATATAGAAGCTATAGGCAAAACGGGGTATGTGGCTGGTGGTCCTGAAAAATGGATACAAGGAGCAGAGCAGATTTTAAGCCAAAGAAAAAGTAAATAA
- a CDS encoding YkgJ family cysteine cluster protein, protein MVIPEDFDKFKQEAKAKKKENKKFFSKLKTLKNGELDTLFNEAHEEVFACTDCLKCANCCKTTGPLFTQKDIERISTHLKMKPGQFVSSYLHIDEDQDYVLNTLPCPFLADDNYCGIYEVRPKACREYPHTDDNKMHRHLGITVKNVEICPAVYTIVEELKKKI, encoded by the coding sequence ATGGTAATTCCTGAAGATTTTGATAAATTTAAACAAGAAGCCAAAGCCAAAAAGAAAGAGAATAAAAAGTTTTTTAGCAAACTAAAAACACTCAAAAATGGCGAATTGGATACTTTGTTTAATGAGGCTCATGAAGAAGTTTTTGCTTGTACTGACTGTTTAAAATGTGCCAACTGCTGTAAAACCACAGGTCCTCTTTTTACACAAAAAGACATAGAACGCATATCCACTCATTTAAAAATGAAACCCGGTCAATTTGTTTCGTCATATTTGCATATAGATGAAGACCAAGATTATGTGTTAAATACTTTGCCTTGCCCTTTTTTAGCCGATGATAATTATTGTGGCATTTATGAAGTTCGCCCTAAGGCATGCAGAGAATATCCACATACCGATGACAACAAAATGCACCGCCATTTAGGAATAACTGTTAAGAATGTTGAAATTTGCCCGGCAGTATATACAATAGTTGAAGAATTAAAGAAAAAAATATAA
- the arfB gene encoding aminoacyl-tRNA hydrolase, with protein MINFEDIEKEYTIKTARSGGAGGQHVNKVSTKVVVQWHIETSNFISLEQKKLLLSRLSNRINNEGYVSINVQETRSQAKNKELAFAKMRTLITESLKIKKKRKKTIAPKEVKEKRLKLKRVNAEKKQNRKNIQW; from the coding sequence ATGATAAATTTTGAAGACATAGAAAAAGAATACACTATTAAAACTGCACGAAGCGGTGGAGCAGGCGGACAGCACGTTAATAAAGTTTCTACTAAAGTAGTGGTGCAATGGCATATTGAAACTTCAAATTTTATAAGTTTGGAACAGAAAAAATTATTGCTAAGCAGACTTTCTAATAGAATAAATAATGAAGGTTATGTGAGTATAAATGTACAAGAAACAAGGTCGCAAGCTAAAAATAAGGAGTTAGCTTTTGCTAAAATGCGTACTTTAATTACAGAAAGTTTAAAAATCAAAAAGAAAAGAAAGAAAACCATAGCACCCAAAGAAGTAAAAGAAAAACGGCTTAAACTAAAACGTGTTAATGCCGAAAAAAAGCAAAACAGAAAAAACATACAATGGTAA